A window of Hevea brasiliensis isolate MT/VB/25A 57/8 chromosome 14, ASM3005281v1, whole genome shotgun sequence contains these coding sequences:
- the LOC110642064 gene encoding disease resistance-like protein DSC1, protein MLEIPQSIWDLVLLSHLHLGGNNFESIPASIKQLPKLKCLGLNDCKRLKYLPELPCLEDKDEDVLYENEETYLDFHNCINLDKDVCEKVTEDVFEKHLLQHKIVKLCIVGNEVPQRMRYKNQSGSSLSFTEQLPNLIGFSFCAVCDPKNCSGDEMNEISCEAQLIDKSGRRSKDFRFHWVSPRVADDLLYSEHVFLWNHRFDMEDSIVKASFQFYIHMGSYGTTYHEDSAFETIIKCGVQPIFRDYGSNLTQLQNGDKPLGNLKILNLGGPFELTRVTDLSIFPNLVVLRLSECSGLIEIPSSIGELKCLKKVFLSHCEKLQSIPQSICNLKSLTDLEISYCLNVNELPENIGDLELLETLDISGSGIKPLPSSFNQLQNLGELTCGKCEGLTLPPLTGLSRVKRIVLGGTGILEIPQSLLFLVSLRYLDLGENNFESIPASIRQLFKFSYLFLNDCKRLKFLEDKDEDEDEHEQDTYLEFQNSINLDKDVCEKLKEYVFEMHLLKKKVVKLCIFGDEVPQRMRYKNQIGSSLSFTLDQPNLIGFSFCAVCDPTNFLGDDMADITCEAQFIDKSGHSNKKFRFDWVTVKDVNLLCSEHVFLWNDSFDMEDGPVAASFQFFVDRVFIKAKYRKDRDYSAIIKCGVHPMFGDDCVGRDNKKRSRSQEDEDDELSFQRLKQDEEPSHTLDKSDSE, encoded by the exons ATGTTAGAAATTCCCCAGAGTATTTGGGATTTAGTGTTATTGTCACATTTACATTTAGGTGGAAACAATTTTGAGAGCATACCTGCAAGCATTAAACAACTACCTAAGTTGAAATGTCTTGGATTAAATGATTGCAAGAGACTTAAATATTTACCAGAGcttccatgcttagaagataaaGATGAAGACGTCTTATACGAAAACGAAGAAACGTATCTTGACTttcataattgcatcaatttggaTAAGGATGTATGTGAGAAAGTAACGGAGGATGTATTTGAAAAGCATCTGTTGCAACACAAG ATTGTTAAATTATGTATAGTTGGGAATGAAGTGCCTCAAAGGATGAGATATAAGAACCAGAGTGGATCTTCTCTTTCATTCACAGAACAACTTCCTAACTTGATTGGTTTTTCTTTTTGTGCTGTTTGTGATCCCAAAAATTGTTCGGGTGATGAAATGAATGAAATTAGTTGCGAAGCCCAATTGATAGATAAATCTGGACGTCGGAGTAAAGATTTCCGTTTCCATTGGGTGAGTCCAAGGGTAGCTGATGATTTATTATATTCAGAGCATGTGTTCCTTTGGAATCATAGGTTCGACATGGAAGACAGTATCGTTAAGGCCTCATTTCAGTTCTACATTCACATGGGGTCATACGGGACAACATATCATGAGGATTCTGCTTTTGAGACGATAATTAAGTGTGGAGTACAACCTATTTTTCGAGACTATGGAAGCAACCTCACACAACTTCAGAATGGAGATAAG CCTcttggaaatttgaaaattttaaaccttGGCGGTCCTTTCGAGCTGACCAGAGTTACAGACTTGTCTATCTTTCCAAATCTTGTGGTTTTACGTTTGAGCGAATGTAGTGGCTTGATTGAGATTCCTAGCAGCATTGGCGAGTTGAAATGTCTAAAAAAGGTTTTTCTCAGTCATTGTGAAAAACTGCAGAGTATTCCACAAAGCATCTGCAATCTGAAATCTCTTACAGACCTTGAGATCTCATATTGTTTGAATGTCAATGAATTGCCGGAGAACATAGGGGATTTAGAATTGCTGGAGACCCTTGATATATCtggaagtggaataaaaccaTTACCATCCTCCTTCAATCAATTGCAAAATTTGGGAGAGTTAACCTGTGGTAAATGTGAAGGTTTGACTTTGCCTCCTTTGACAGGTTTGTCCCGTGTAAAGAGAATTGTTTTAGGTGGTACTGGCATATTAGAAATTCCCCAGAGTCTTTTGTTTTTAGTCTCACTGAGATACTTGGATTTAGGCGAAAATAATTTTGAGAGCATACCTGCTAGCATTAGACAACTGTTTAAGTTCAGTTATCTTTTCTTAAATGATTGCAAGAGACTTAAATTTTTAGAAGACAAAGACGAAGACGAAGATGAACACGAACAAGACACATATCTTGAGTTTCAAAATTCCATCAATTTGGATAAGGATGTATGTGAGAAATTAAAGGAGTATGTATTTGAAATGCATCTGTTGAAAAAAAAG GTTGTTAAATTATGCATATTCGGGGATGAAGTGCCTCAAAGGATGAGATATAAGAACCAGATTGGATCTTCTCTTTCATTCACACTAGATCAGCCTAACTTGATTGGTTTTTCCTTTTGCGCTGTTTGTGATCCCACAAATTTTTTGGGTGATGATATGGCTGACATTACTTGCGAAGCCCAATTCATAGATAAATCTGGACATAGCAATAAAAAATTCCGTTTCGATTGGGTGACTGTGAAAGATGTTAATTTATTATGTTCAGAACATGTATTCCTTTGGAATGACTCGTTCGACATGGAAGATGGTCCCGTTGCGGCCTCATTCCAGTTCTTCGTTGACAGGGTGTTCATCAAGGCAAAATATCGCAAGGATCGTGATTACAGTGCTATAATTAAGTGTGGGGTACATCCTATGTTTGGAGATGATTGTGTTGGCAGAGATAATAAAAAGAGAAGCAGAAGtcaagaagatgaagatgacgaACTTTCttttcaaagattgaaacaagacGAAGAACCTTCTCATACACTGGATAAATCAGATTCAGAATGA